One window of the Methylocystis parvus OBBP genome contains the following:
- a CDS encoding oleate hydratase, with translation MAMEPQFSDLAASQATYIQSERNIYLVGGGIASLAAAAFLIRDGDVRGHRITILEELDVIGGSLDGSGSAVEGYVLRGGRMLESKYVCTFDLFASIPTLDNERTVTQEIFDWNETIKTSSKSRLMHDGRRKTAPEFGLSENHILTIERLVLEPEAMLGAASIEDIFDPTFFKTNFWVMWRTTFAFQPWHSAIEFKRYLERFAHMVDGFDRLTGIMRTVYNQYDSLVRPLQKWLEDRGVVFELNAQVTDIAFYDQGDDTLITEISVVRSGSLEKLAIDASDWVFVTLGSMTEASSLGGMEAAPEIRGKKDGGAWTLWEKMAAGRPHFGRPSAFADHIEESKWESFTTTLHDPTFLRLVRDATGNTPGEGGLVTFPKSNWVLSFVVPFQPHFIDQPEGVSVFWGYGLCLDEPGNFVDKPMAACTGREIMIELLGHLNIGTEAAKILETANCIPCMMPFVTSQFLRRERGDRPQVVPNGAKNFAFIGQFCELPDDVVFTVEYSIRSAQAAVYTRLGLNREPPPVYKGKFDPRVLFAAFMALHDFHS, from the coding sequence ATGGCGATGGAACCTCAGTTCTCCGATCTCGCAGCCTCACAGGCAACCTACATTCAGAGCGAACGAAATATCTATCTGGTTGGCGGCGGGATTGCGTCATTAGCGGCGGCTGCCTTCCTTATTCGGGATGGCGACGTTCGCGGCCATCGTATAACGATCCTGGAAGAACTTGATGTGATCGGCGGAAGTCTCGACGGCTCCGGTTCGGCAGTGGAAGGATACGTCCTTCGGGGCGGTCGAATGCTCGAGAGTAAATACGTTTGCACCTTCGATCTCTTCGCCTCCATCCCAACTCTCGACAACGAACGAACGGTCACACAAGAGATATTCGATTGGAACGAGACGATAAAAACCTCATCCAAGTCGCGTCTGATGCACGATGGTCGCCGCAAAACGGCTCCGGAGTTCGGACTCAGCGAGAATCACATTCTCACGATCGAGCGCCTAGTGTTGGAGCCTGAGGCCATGCTTGGGGCGGCCAGCATCGAGGATATCTTCGATCCGACGTTCTTCAAGACAAATTTCTGGGTCATGTGGCGCACGACCTTTGCCTTTCAGCCATGGCATAGCGCCATCGAATTCAAACGCTATCTCGAACGATTTGCGCATATGGTCGACGGGTTCGATCGACTGACGGGGATCATGCGCACCGTCTACAACCAATATGACTCCCTTGTGAGACCGCTGCAAAAGTGGCTTGAAGACCGAGGCGTCGTCTTCGAATTGAATGCTCAGGTAACGGACATCGCATTTTACGATCAAGGCGATGATACGCTCATCACAGAAATTTCCGTTGTCCGGAGTGGCAGCTTAGAGAAGCTCGCGATCGACGCATCCGACTGGGTCTTTGTCACGCTTGGCTCTATGACCGAGGCGTCGAGCCTCGGGGGTATGGAGGCGGCGCCTGAAATCAGGGGCAAGAAGGACGGCGGCGCGTGGACGCTTTGGGAGAAAATGGCAGCAGGCCGTCCCCATTTCGGACGACCCTCGGCATTTGCGGATCATATCGAAGAGTCGAAATGGGAGTCGTTCACGACAACCTTGCATGATCCGACATTTCTCCGCCTTGTCCGGGACGCCACCGGCAACACCCCTGGCGAAGGCGGGCTCGTCACTTTCCCCAAATCGAACTGGGTGCTCTCTTTCGTTGTACCCTTTCAGCCCCACTTCATCGATCAACCAGAGGGCGTCAGCGTTTTCTGGGGCTACGGGCTCTGTCTCGACGAACCAGGCAACTTTGTAGACAAGCCCATGGCAGCATGCACTGGCAGGGAAATCATGATCGAATTGCTCGGCCATTTGAACATCGGGACGGAAGCCGCCAAGATCCTTGAGACCGCGAATTGCATACCTTGCATGATGCCATTCGTCACGAGTCAGTTTCTTCGGCGTGAGCGAGGCGATAGACCGCAAGTCGTTCCAAACGGCGCCAAGAACTTCGCCTTCATCGGCCAGTTTTGCGAACTGCCGGATGATGTCGTGTTCACGGTCGAATATTCGATTCGATCGGCGCAGGCCGCGGTCTACACACGACTTGGCCTGAACAGGGAGCCGCCGCCAGTCTACAAGGGGAAGTTCGATCCACGCGTCCTCTTTGCGGCGTTTATGGCGCTGCACGACTTTCATTCATGA
- a CDS encoding AI-2E family transporter: MRTSEDIAFIALVLAVSAAFAWMLWPFYGAILWGTVVAIVFAPLYRRLLNSMHQNHNLAAVATVMIIVLVVILPLVLLALSMAQEASGIYDRLQTGDLDLVVVFRRLFEALPAWAADLMRRFGLASLGEAQDKLAAGLMKGSQLVATEVLGIGQSAVSFILNLCVMLYLLFFLLRDEQALARKIRDAIPLRAAQKDALFRKFAIVIRATVKGDLLVALLQGALGGLIFWFLGVSAPLLWAASMALLSLVPAIGAALVWGPVAIYFLAIDEMWRGVTLVAYGAFVIGLADNVLRPILVGNDTKMPNYVVLISTLGGIEMFGLNGFVIGPVIAAMFIASWEIYSATRQASQSDFPAS, translated from the coding sequence ATGCGCACAAGTGAAGACATAGCCTTTATCGCATTGGTTTTGGCGGTATCGGCCGCCTTCGCCTGGATGCTTTGGCCCTTCTACGGAGCGATTCTCTGGGGAACTGTAGTCGCGATCGTGTTTGCGCCGCTGTATCGGCGCCTCTTGAATTCGATGCACCAGAATCACAACCTTGCTGCGGTCGCGACAGTGATGATCATCGTCCTTGTCGTGATTCTCCCATTGGTCCTGCTCGCGCTCTCCATGGCGCAAGAAGCCTCCGGCATATATGATCGACTCCAAACAGGCGATCTCGACCTCGTAGTCGTCTTCCGGCGCCTCTTCGAGGCGCTGCCTGCATGGGCTGCCGATCTCATGCGGCGGTTTGGTCTGGCGAGTCTTGGTGAAGCGCAAGATAAGTTGGCTGCAGGTCTCATGAAGGGAAGTCAGCTTGTCGCCACTGAGGTACTGGGCATCGGTCAGAGCGCGGTGAGTTTCATCCTAAATCTGTGTGTAATGCTCTACCTTTTGTTCTTCCTGCTACGCGACGAACAGGCGCTAGCCCGCAAAATCAGAGATGCAATTCCTCTCCGGGCTGCACAGAAGGATGCGCTCTTCCGCAAATTCGCGATTGTCATTCGAGCCACGGTCAAAGGCGATCTGCTTGTGGCGCTCCTGCAAGGAGCGCTCGGCGGCCTCATCTTCTGGTTCCTCGGAGTCAGCGCTCCACTGCTATGGGCAGCTTCAATGGCGCTTCTATCTCTCGTCCCAGCAATAGGCGCCGCGTTGGTTTGGGGTCCGGTGGCGATCTATTTTCTAGCAATCGACGAAATGTGGCGCGGCGTTACTCTCGTCGCCTACGGCGCTTTCGTGATTGGTCTGGCGGATAATGTTCTCCGTCCGATCTTGGTAGGGAACGACACCAAGATGCCGAACTACGTTGTGTTGATTTCCACACTGGGCGGCATCGAAATGTTTGGCCTCAATGGCTTTGTGATCGGGCCCGTAATCGCGGCGATGTTCATCGCCTCATGGGAGATTTATTCGGCAACGAGACAGGCGTCACAGAGCGACTTCCCCGCTTCCTGA
- a CDS encoding CsbD family protein, which yields MGSTTDKIKGAANEAAGAVKQTVGKASGNPSLEIEGAGQKLKGEAQGAVGGAKEAVKKIIDKD from the coding sequence ATGGGCAGCACAACGGACAAGATCAAGGGCGCCGCAAACGAAGCCGCTGGCGCGGTCAAACAGACCGTCGGCAAGGCGAGTGGCAATCCAAGCCTGGAGATCGAGGGCGCCGGGCAGAAGCTCAAGGGCGAAGCTCAAGGAGCTGTCGGCGGCGCCAAGGAAGCTGTGAAGAAGATCATCGACAAGGACTGA
- a CDS encoding DUF1328 domain-containing protein, whose product MGDLLHYAIVFLVVALVAAFLGFGGAAGIAMEGARLLFWIAIVLFVVTAVMGVVRRS is encoded by the coding sequence GTGGGAGATCTGCTGCATTACGCAATTGTGTTTCTGGTCGTCGCATTAGTTGCTGCATTTTTGGGCTTCGGTGGCGCCGCAGGCATAGCAATGGAAGGGGCGCGCCTTCTCTTCTGGATTGCGATCGTCCTCTTCGTCGTCACTGCAGTCATGGGCGTGGTCAGACGCTCATAG
- a CDS encoding CsbD family protein: MARHKSWDGIAGNWKQFTGSIKEQWGKLTDDDLAQINGRREQLEGKLQELYGRGKHEAKKEIDDFLARL; this comes from the coding sequence ATCGCCCGTCACAAGAGCTGGGATGGCATCGCAGGAAACTGGAAACAGTTTACGGGAAGCATCAAGGAGCAGTGGGGCAAGCTGACAGACGACGATCTCGCCCAAATCAACGGCAGGCGCGAGCAGCTCGAAGGCAAGCTACAAGAGCTTTATGGTCGCGGGAAGCACGAAGCAAAAAAGGAAATCGACGACTTTCTCGCCCGCCTATAG